A single window of Legionellales bacterium DNA harbors:
- a CDS encoding MFS transporter: MPYWNGRSLIKYTASKPVKQSLAIVMGTIFQWFDFALFSAVSTKLASSFYPSTLPHTLSMLMVWLSFAVGWLLAPIGGAVFGYIGDTYSRKIALTLSITLMSGASLLIALLPTYQAIGIWAPILLLIARLLQGLSSSAEYNGATIYLVENAPDRLKPFAGCLPNISNSAGMMLGFLAGAIFTKSNMPDWAWRIPFLLAFIGLICAYQLRGKVLESDVNFIHLLKHKTISYSGILKKASFMVVLAAYNGVTSWGIYVWLPVLLTYFGLSSSQASLVILIGLALDIVLEAMTGLFAQKIDNKKIFLLFSTLFVIGLYPTLKLFQLGSFYLDIIGMIFITLLISPATAMINSIAVQSVEKKVRYLTLGIFWNIGMTLFGGTAPAVFSFFMHYADQASLLIMLYMSIFVLLGFIMVKRYARR; the protein is encoded by the coding sequence GTGCCTTATTGGAATGGCAGATCGTTAATCAAATACACTGCTTCTAAACCAGTGAAGCAGTCTTTGGCCATTGTGATGGGAACAATATTCCAGTGGTTTGATTTTGCTCTATTTAGTGCAGTTTCAACTAAACTCGCTAGCTCATTTTACCCCTCCACCTTACCGCACACCTTATCGATGCTAATGGTCTGGCTCTCTTTTGCTGTAGGCTGGCTGTTAGCGCCTATTGGCGGAGCTGTCTTTGGTTATATCGGCGACACCTATAGCAGGAAAATAGCTCTAACTTTGTCTATCACCTTGATGTCTGGAGCATCTTTATTAATCGCACTGCTACCAACTTATCAAGCTATTGGAATCTGGGCTCCCATTCTGTTACTGATCGCCAGATTGTTGCAAGGATTATCCAGCAGCGCCGAATACAATGGTGCAACTATCTATCTTGTGGAGAATGCACCAGATCGACTCAAACCTTTTGCTGGCTGTTTACCTAATATTTCTAATAGTGCGGGCATGATGCTGGGATTTTTAGCAGGCGCCATTTTTACCAAAAGTAATATGCCAGACTGGGCGTGGCGCATACCATTTTTGCTTGCTTTCATTGGATTGATCTGCGCTTATCAACTGAGGGGTAAGGTACTGGAAAGCGATGTAAATTTTATTCATCTACTAAAACACAAAACCATCAGTTATTCAGGAATACTGAAAAAAGCAAGCTTTATGGTTGTGCTTGCCGCTTATAACGGTGTGACGAGCTGGGGAATATATGTATGGTTACCCGTATTATTAACTTATTTTGGCTTGTCTAGCTCACAAGCTTCACTCGTTATATTAATCGGATTGGCATTAGATATTGTGCTCGAAGCAATGACAGGACTATTTGCCCAGAAAATAGATAACAAGAAAATATTTTTACTTTTTTCAACTTTATTTGTTATTGGGCTTTACCCCACTCTTAAATTATTTCAACTAGGGAGCTTTTATCTTGATATAATTGGTATGATTTTTATTACGTTACTTATTTCTCCCGCCACTGCAATGATCAATAGCATTGCCGTTCAGTCTGTCGAGAAAAAAGTTCGTTATTTAACATTAGGTATATTTTGGAATATTGGCATGACACTGTTTGGTGGTACTGCGCCTGCGGTTTTTTCTTTTTTTATGCATTATGCAGATCAAGCAAGTCTGCTAATAATGCTCTACATGAGCATATTTGTATTGCTCGGCTTTATAATGGTAAAACGGTATGCTAGACGATAA
- a CDS encoding oligopeptide:H+ symporter, whose amino-acid sequence METVIEDIKISGQLSKPFWVLWAIELWERFGYYGVQAILALYFVNQLGYSESTSFYIFGSFSAFVNGFAWIGGWIGDKYFGAKRTMVLGAIILALSYSGLALSNYHTIFYALSGIIVGNALFKANPSSLISKLYKKGDPEFDGAMTLYYMAVNIGSMISMAITPIVASRYGWSIAFWICAAGLFLGLANYRVYNHALKYISTDAGRKPFSNFLFFKILCASILAILGISQLLVHTQICSWLIYTIVGVAFIIFIKIALSLRGVERSRMFVALILVFQGIAFFVLYNQMPTSLTFFALHNVNNLILGWNIPPAEYQVLNSIVIIVMSPILTWAYKKYPSTHVTKFCMGMTLCAIAFFVLAIPQYISVTGIVSPLWMLLTYFFQSTGELLISGLGLAMVAELCPENICGFVMGFWFLNCMLAGPIGAWVGDLTTVSNPNVAMSSVTSLHIYGNVFGEIGIATALIAILMWACRPALNKVLKQI is encoded by the coding sequence ATGGAAACTGTAATCGAAGATATAAAAATTTCAGGGCAACTCAGTAAGCCATTTTGGGTACTTTGGGCGATAGAGCTTTGGGAAAGATTTGGTTATTACGGTGTTCAGGCAATATTAGCACTTTATTTTGTTAATCAGTTAGGTTACAGCGAGTCAACAAGTTTTTATATCTTTGGTTCTTTTAGTGCATTTGTGAATGGTTTTGCTTGGATTGGCGGATGGATTGGAGATAAGTATTTTGGCGCTAAAAGAACAATGGTTTTGGGCGCAATAATATTAGCCTTGTCATATTCAGGATTAGCGCTTTCAAATTATCACACTATTTTTTATGCCTTGTCAGGAATTATTGTTGGTAATGCCTTATTTAAGGCGAACCCAAGTTCACTTATTTCAAAATTGTATAAAAAGGGTGATCCAGAATTTGATGGCGCAATGACACTATATTATATGGCTGTCAATATTGGTTCGATGATATCTATGGCGATTACACCGATTGTGGCATCGCGTTATGGTTGGTCTATTGCATTTTGGATTTGTGCCGCTGGTTTATTCCTAGGATTAGCGAACTATCGTGTTTATAACCATGCATTAAAATATATCTCCACTGATGCTGGTAGAAAGCCTTTTTCAAATTTTTTATTTTTTAAAATTTTATGTGCGAGTATATTAGCAATATTAGGCATTTCACAATTACTCGTTCATACACAAATTTGCAGTTGGTTGATTTATACAATTGTTGGGGTAGCGTTTATTATTTTCATAAAAATTGCATTAAGCTTGCGTGGCGTTGAACGTTCAAGAATGTTTGTAGCTTTAATTTTAGTGTTTCAAGGTATTGCTTTCTTTGTTTTATACAATCAGATGCCAACATCCTTAACCTTTTTTGCATTACATAATGTTAATAACCTAATTTTAGGTTGGAATATACCGCCTGCCGAATACCAAGTTTTAAATTCAATAGTCATTATTGTGATGTCCCCGATATTAACTTGGGCTTATAAAAAATATCCTTCTACTCATGTTACTAAATTCTGTATGGGAATGACTTTATGTGCGATCGCATTTTTTGTGTTGGCCATACCACAGTATATCTCAGTCACTGGGATTGTATCTCCGTTATGGATGTTGCTGACCTATTTTTTTCAGTCAACAGGTGAGCTATTAATTTCTGGTCTTGGATTAGCAATGGTTGCTGAATTATGCCCAGAAAATATTTGTGGATTTGTAATGGGGTTTTGGTTTTTGAACTGTATGTTAGCTGGGCCTATTGGAGCTTGGGTTGGTGATTTGACTACAGTGTCAAATCCTAATGTAGCTATGTCGAGTGTTACCAGTTTACACATTTATGGAAATGTGTTTGGAGAAATTGGTATAGCAACAGCTCTAATTGCAATTCTCATGTGGGCTTGTCGCCCTGCTTTAAACAAAGTGTTGAAACAAATATAA
- a CDS encoding MFS transporter — protein MNIEHSKLKNGISKNKAIAIYIVVSLFLAFEMAVQVSPSVMAANLMQSLGISAFELGVMSSAYFYSYTSMQIPSGLLFDRFNALTIIVSAVVVCSVGSILFGCVSNFYFGCFARILMGAGSAFAFVSVLVMASKLFESKWFPVLTGITQMLAAFGAMSGQLPISIMVSQTGWRNTMFILGAVGIGLALIISFILRGVDADKTKAELDTKASSTPIRNSLKLIILNPQTWFIGLYACLLWSPMSGFASLWGVPYLEKFDGLTRNSAALYCSMMWLGLAIASPLLGLLSASVKNKVFPLILSSLVGVVSFGVLIEIHLHGIYLIIVLLLSGAACSGQALSFFLVERNNSKKVRATAIAFNNMAVVTSGAIFQPLIGAFISCFGKEAFSSYSIFDFKRGLLLILGAYFISFLLSLFAIKNPGRKEHLVNLKLGREEAVYE, from the coding sequence ATGAATATCGAGCATAGCAAGCTGAAAAATGGTATTTCAAAAAATAAGGCTATAGCGATTTATATAGTTGTATCATTATTTCTGGCGTTTGAAATGGCAGTGCAAGTATCGCCAAGTGTGATGGCAGCTAATTTGATGCAGTCATTAGGTATCAGTGCGTTTGAACTCGGGGTTATGTCAAGTGCTTATTTTTACTCATATACGAGTATGCAAATACCATCTGGATTGTTATTTGATAGGTTTAATGCTTTAACTATTATTGTTTCTGCTGTTGTTGTTTGTTCGGTTGGTTCTATTCTATTTGGATGTGTAAGTAATTTTTACTTTGGTTGCTTTGCAAGAATATTGATGGGTGCAGGATCTGCTTTTGCATTTGTTTCAGTTTTGGTAATGGCATCAAAATTATTTGAATCAAAGTGGTTTCCTGTGCTTACTGGTATTACTCAGATGTTAGCTGCTTTTGGAGCGATGTCTGGCCAGTTGCCTATTAGTATTATGGTTAGTCAGACTGGCTGGCGAAATACGATGTTTATACTAGGGGCAGTTGGTATTGGATTGGCATTAATTATTTCTTTTATTCTACGTGGTGTTGACGCAGATAAAACGAAAGCAGAACTTGATACTAAGGCTAGCTCAACCCCCATAAGAAATTCATTAAAGCTAATTATATTGAATCCACAAACATGGTTTATAGGTTTATATGCATGCCTGCTATGGTCGCCCATGTCAGGATTTGCGTCACTTTGGGGTGTGCCATATTTGGAGAAATTTGATGGTCTAACAAGAAATAGTGCAGCACTTTATTGCTCTATGATGTGGTTGGGATTGGCGATAGCAAGTCCATTACTTGGTTTACTTTCAGCCTCAGTAAAAAATAAAGTATTTCCGCTCATTTTGAGTTCATTAGTAGGCGTCGTTTCATTTGGGGTGCTAATAGAAATACACCTTCACGGAATCTATTTAATTATAGTGCTGCTGCTTTCTGGTGCTGCATGTTCTGGTCAAGCACTGAGTTTCTTTTTAGTAGAAAGAAATAATTCTAAAAAAGTTAGGGCAACAGCAATTGCTTTCAATAATATGGCAGTTGTTACTTCAGGAGCTATTTTTCAACCCCTCATAGGTGCATTTATCAGTTGCTTTGGAAAAGAAGCATTTTCTAGTTACTCAATATTTGATTTTAAGAGAGGGTTATTGCTTATTTTGGGCGCTTATTTTATTTCGTTTTTACTTTCTTTATTCGCTATTAAAAATCCTGGAAGGAAAGAACACTTAGTAAATTTAAAGCTTGGGCGCGAGGAGGCAGTATATGAATAG
- the hutH gene encoding histidine ammonia-lyase: protein MNSFDSNGKFIIKPGNLKLSELQKILEVEEIRISICKESYSNIRKSVNTVNNMINQGKVVYGGNTGFGKLANTVIETKDLVRLQHNLIASHCTGVGELVDDKIVKLISLLKVNSLARGYSGIREEVLELLLKLINEGYYPCIPCQGSVGASGDLAPLAHLSAPLIGLGYVRKNGEIISGNEALNAIGEKPLELAPLEGLSLLNGTQVSTAFALKAYFDAEQLMAVAMVSGAMSTDALKGSSTPFRDEIHQLRGQSGQIKVARLLSKLLENSKIRLSHAHCSKVQDPYSLRCQPQVMGACLDQLIEIANVLTNEINAVTNNPIVLSDKMEILSGGNFHAEPIAFAADKLAMIFCEIASMSERRISLLVDPNISQLPAFLINGSGLNSGFMIAQVTAAALVSENKSLSYPCSVDSIPTSANQEDHVSMATHAARRLFNMFDNTANVIAIELLSAAQGFDFLRPLESSIELEHYFKSIRDLVPFYTQDRYMADDIKSIFNFIKKYSFKDIKNYLELPSFLHEGECQANNINGGLRDEVLQFAQA, encoded by the coding sequence ATGAATAGTTTTGATAGCAATGGAAAGTTTATTATAAAGCCAGGAAATCTGAAGTTGAGCGAATTGCAGAAAATTTTAGAGGTGGAAGAGATTCGGATCTCTATTTGCAAGGAATCATATAGCAATATCAGAAAATCTGTTAATACCGTAAATAACATGATCAACCAAGGTAAAGTAGTATATGGTGGAAATACTGGATTTGGCAAATTAGCTAATACAGTGATAGAAACAAAAGATTTAGTTAGGCTACAACATAATCTGATTGCCTCACATTGCACAGGGGTTGGTGAGCTTGTTGATGACAAGATTGTTAAGTTAATTTCACTTTTGAAAGTCAATAGTCTTGCAAGAGGTTATTCAGGTATTAGAGAAGAGGTTTTAGAATTATTATTAAAATTAATTAATGAGGGTTACTATCCTTGTATTCCTTGTCAAGGCTCAGTAGGTGCTTCTGGAGATTTAGCTCCATTGGCACATTTATCAGCGCCATTGATTGGTTTAGGTTATGTGAGAAAAAATGGAGAAATCATATCAGGAAATGAAGCTTTAAATGCTATTGGAGAAAAACCATTAGAATTAGCGCCTTTAGAAGGATTATCGTTATTAAATGGAACACAAGTTTCAACAGCATTTGCACTAAAAGCTTATTTTGACGCAGAGCAACTAATGGCGGTAGCAATGGTTAGCGGTGCAATGTCTACGGATGCATTAAAAGGGAGTAGCACGCCGTTTCGTGATGAGATACATCAGTTGCGTGGTCAAAGCGGTCAAATAAAAGTAGCGCGCCTGTTATCTAAACTACTTGAAAATAGTAAAATTAGATTATCACATGCACATTGCTCTAAAGTGCAGGATCCATATTCTCTCAGGTGTCAGCCACAGGTTATGGGAGCCTGCTTAGACCAACTAATTGAAATTGCAAATGTATTAACTAACGAAATTAATGCCGTTACAAATAATCCCATTGTACTTTCAGATAAAATGGAAATCTTATCTGGCGGCAATTTTCATGCAGAACCAATTGCATTTGCTGCTGATAAACTTGCGATGATATTTTGTGAAATTGCTTCAATGAGTGAAAGGCGTATTTCACTTTTAGTCGATCCCAATATAAGTCAATTACCAGCATTTTTGATTAATGGAAGCGGGCTTAATTCTGGCTTTATGATTGCGCAAGTCACTGCTGCTGCTCTTGTTAGTGAAAATAAATCTTTGAGCTACCCATGTTCGGTTGATTCTATACCTACTTCAGCAAATCAAGAAGATCATGTCAGTATGGCTACTCATGCTGCAAGAAGGCTTTTCAATATGTTTGATAATACAGCCAATGTAATTGCTATTGAGTTGCTGTCAGCGGCTCAGGGTTTTGATTTTTTACGACCCTTGGAATCATCTATAGAGCTAGAGCACTATTTTAAAAGTATAAGAGATCTAGTTCCTTTTTATACTCAAGATCGATATATGGCAGATGATATTAAAAGCATTTTTAATTTTATTAAAAAATACAGTTTTAAAGATATTAAAAACTATTTGGAATTACCTTCATTCCTTCATGAAGGTGAGTGTCAGGCTAATAACATTAATGGAGGTTTACGAGATGAAGTACTTCAATTTGCTCAAGCATAA